The stretch of DNA CAGTTATTAAGGAGATTTCTAAATGAAGCTATATACATTAATTAAGGCTGTCGCACTCTCACTTAGCATCATCTCAGCGGTGAGTGCCCAGCCGTTCCCAGACAAAACCATTCAATACATCATTCCTTTTCCTCCCGCAGGTGAATCTGATTTAGTCGCACGCTATCAAGCAGATATTTCTGCAAAGAAATTTAAACAGCCTATGGTGGTCATGAATCGTGCCGGCGCTGGTGGTGCACTCGTATGGAGCGCGCTCAACACTTATCCCGCTGATGGCACCACAGTAGTAGGCGTTAATATTCCCCACATCATCTTACAACCACTGCAAGAAGGCATTCAGTACAAGACTGATGATATTAGTGCGATCTACTATTATCACTTCACACCTGATGCGCTGATGGTCTCAGCGGATAGCCCATACAAAACCTATCAAGAATTTATTGCTGCCGCTAAAAAAGAGCCTGGAAAACTCAATCTTGCTGGGTCAGCACAATACTCAGCTAACCATATGGCAGTAGAACGTTTAAATAAATTAGCTGGCGTCAAAATTAATTACGTCCCTTTTAAAGGAACGGGCGATTTAATTACCGCCTTGATCGGAATGCATGTGGACGGAGCAATGGGTTACTTACCATTGGCCATTCAACAAAAAAGCAAAGTGCGCACCCTCGCTATTGCTACTGAAAAGCGTAACCCAGCTTTACCAGATGTCCCTACCTTTAAAGAGTTGGGTTTAAATTGGGTGGATGGCGCCTATCGTGGTGTTGCAGTACCAAAGTCCACTCCGTTGATCTTGCAGCAAAGAATGTCAGACTACTTTGCACAGCTCAATGCTGACCCAGAGACGAAGAAAAAACTGGAAGATTCAGGATTTGTGATTGTGGATGTTCCCTTAGCGAAAATGCCCGCTTTTATGAAAGAGAAAATTCCTCAGGCAATGGACGATGCCAAAAATGCAGGAATGATCAAGTAGCATCGCCCTTGCATTGCTCATTCTCTTGAGCGCCCAGCTACATCATAAAAAATAAGCCCTCTAATTTGAGGGCTTATTTTTTGAAGGGGCCGAGCAGATTTTTTGCTGGCTTGGCTTTCAGCAAAAAGCAAAAGCAAGAATAGCCGGATCATCTAAAAATACATTAGAGGAGTAAATGCTTGCTCGATACAACCAAGCTTGCCCTACTTCAATCATTTCGGGCCAATGGCGCAGCAATTCAGCCATCCTTAGACATCGCTCATAAAATCGCCACCACCACTATCGTCCCATGAACTTGCGCCACCATCATCCCAGGAACTGGTATCGCGAACTCCAAAATTAGGGTCTATAGATGCTGGGCCGC from Polynucleobacter sp. TUM22923 encodes:
- a CDS encoding tripartite tricarboxylate transporter substrate binding protein, with amino-acid sequence MKLYTLIKAVALSLSIISAVSAQPFPDKTIQYIIPFPPAGESDLVARYQADISAKKFKQPMVVMNRAGAGGALVWSALNTYPADGTTVVGVNIPHIILQPLQEGIQYKTDDISAIYYYHFTPDALMVSADSPYKTYQEFIAAAKKEPGKLNLAGSAQYSANHMAVERLNKLAGVKINYVPFKGTGDLITALIGMHVDGAMGYLPLAIQQKSKVRTLAIATEKRNPALPDVPTFKELGLNWVDGAYRGVAVPKSTPLILQQRMSDYFAQLNADPETKKKLEDSGFVIVDVPLAKMPAFMKEKIPQAMDDAKNAGMIK